The genomic interval CGCGGGGGTGCGCACCTCGGCGCCGAGGCCGGCCGCGATCTGCGCGAGGTCGATCCGGAGATAGTCGCCCGAGAGGCCGGCCGCGTCCGAGCCGGCGAGCGAGCCGCCCGCCTCGCGGTAGCGGAACTCGTTGGCGAAGTGCTCGCCGGTGCGCCACATCTGCAGCCGCCGGATCACCTGGTAGCCGTGGTTCTCGGAGACGACGATAGTGCACGGGATGCCCTCCTGCGCCGCCGTCACGATCTCGGTCGGCATCATCACGAAGGTGCCGTCGCCGATGAGCGCCGTGACCCGGTGCGCGGGATCCGGATCGGCGAGCCGCACCCCCATCGCGGCCGGCAGCTCGTACCCCATGCAGGAGAAGCCGAACTCAAGGTGCGCGGCGCGGCCGCCCGTCGCGTCCCACACCTTCTGCAGATCGCCGGGCGGGCCCCCGGCAGCGGCCACGATCGTGTCGCCCGGGCGGGCGTGCTCCTGCAGCAACCCGATGAGCTGGCCCTGCGTGAGGGTCGCGCCCGTGACCGGGAGCTCCGGGTGATCCGCCAGCGGGAACGGCGCATCCGGGTCCGTCGCCGCATCGCGCACGGGGAGCCACGCGTCGCGGGCGCCCGCGACATCCGCGGCCCACGCCGCGGGGATCCGGTAGTCGCCGAGCTCTGCGGCGAGCGCCGCCAGCGCCAGGCGGGCGTCGGCGAGCACGGCCTCGGCGCCCTGCTTCACGGCGTCGTGCTCCACGATGTTGATGGATGCGAACCGCACCCCCGGGTCCGCGAACAGCGACTGGGAGGCGGTCGCGAAATCGGTGAGCCGGGTGCCGACGTGCACGACGAGATCGGCGCGCTCCGCAAGGCGGTTCGTCGTCGGCGCGCCCTCGAGCCCGATCCCGAACACGCTCCACGGCCCGTCCTCCGTGACCGCGCCCTTGCCGGCGAAGGTCTCCGCGATGGGCAGCCCCGTCCCGCGGCCGAGCTCGGTGAGGACGCCCTGCGCGTCGGCGTAGACGACGCCGCCGCCGGCGATGACGAGCGGACGCTCCGCGCCGCGGATGCGCTCGGCGAGCCGGGCGATCTCCGCCGCATCGGGGACGCGGCGGCGGATCGTCCAGTCGCGTTCGGCGAAGAGCTCGACGGGGAAGTCGAAGGCGTGCGCCTGCACGTCCTGCGGCAGCGCGAGCACCACGGCGCCCGTCTCCTCGGGATTCGCGAGCACCCGGAAGGCCTGCGGCAGCGCCGTGAGCAGCTGCTCGGGGCGGGTGATGCGGTCGAAGAAGCGGGAGACCGGGCGAAAGGCGTCATTCACCGTGACGTCGGGGGTGCCGGGGAGGTCGAGCTGCTGCAGCACGGGCCCCTGGCGGCGGGTCGCGTAGGTGTCGCCGGGCAGGAGGAGCAGCGGGATGCGGTTCACGGTGGCGAGGGCGGCCGCCGTCACGAGGTTCGTGGCGCCGGGGCCGATCGACGCCGTCACCGCGAGCGTGCGGCGGCGCTTCGCCGCCCGCGCGAAGCCGGTGGCGAGGTGCCCGAGCGCCTGCTCGTTGCGCCCCTGCACGAAGGGCAGGGCGTCGGCGTGCTCGGCGAGCGCCTGCCCGAGGCCGGCGACGTTGCCGTGGCCGAAGATGCCGAGGGCGGCGGGGACGAAGCGCTCGCGGACGCCGTCGGCGAGCGAGTACTGCGCGGCGATGTAGCGGACGATCGCCTGGGCGACGGTGAGCCGGACCGTCCGCCCGGAGGGGCCGGGCACGGCGGTCGATTGCGGGGCGGGGTGCTGGGTCATGGGTGAGCTCCTGTGCTTCCTGTGCGTGCTGTGCTGATCTGGGGGGGGCGGAGGGGTGCCGTGCTAGCCGTGCAGGATGACGGTCTTCACCTCCGTCATCTCCTCGACGGTCGAGCGGATGCCCTCCTTGCCGTAACCGCTCGCCTTGAAGCCCCCGTAGGGCATGAGATCGGCGCGCCACAGCGGCGTCCACCCGAGATGGACGCTGCCCGCGTCGATCTCGCGCATCGCGCGCACGCCCTCGGCGAGGGTGCCGCCGAAGACCCCGGCGGCGAGCCCGTATGGGGTGCCGTTCGCGGCGTCGATCGCGGCGTCGAAGGAATCTACCGCGGTGACGGCGACGGCGGGGCCGAAGAGCTCCTCCTGCGCGAGCGGGTGCCGGGTGTCGACCCCGGTCACGATCGCGGGCGAGACGAAGGCCCCGTCGCGCTCCCCGCCGGTGAGGAGCCGCGCACCGTCCGCGACGGCGCGCGAGATGCTGCGCTCGACCCGCTCCGCCTCGCGGCGGGCGATGAGCGGGCCGAGCGCGGTGCCCTCCGCGAAGGGGTCGCCCATGCGGATCGCCTCGACCTTCGGCTGCAGCGCGGCGAGGAAGTCGGCTTCGACGGCGCGGTGCACCACGACGCGCTGCACGGAGATGCAGACCTGCCCGGCATTGGCGTAGCCGCCGGCGGCGACGGCGCTCGCCGCGCGCTCGATATCCGCGCCCGGGAGGACGAGCGTGGGCGAGGACGCGCCGAGCTCGAGGGAGAGCTTCTTGATGCCGGCGAGCGCCGAGATCCGCTCCCCCACACCCGTGGAGCCGGTGAAGGAGATCTTCCGCACGCGCGGATCCTGCACGAGCGCGTCCCCGAGGACCCCGCCGGAGCCCGTGAGCACCGAGAGCACGCCCGCGGGCAGGCCGGCCTCCTCGAAGACGCGCGCCAGGGCGATCGCCGTGAGCGGGGTGGCGCTCGCCGGCTTGAGGACGACCGCGTTGCCCGAGGCGAGGGCCGGGCCGACCTTGTGCAGCACGAGCAGCGCGGGGTAGTTGAAGGGGGTGATGGCGACGACGACCCCCACGGGCTGACGGAGCGTGAACCCCACCTTGTCCTGTCCCGTGCCGGGGTTCGCGTCGACCGGGAGGCTGTCGCCGTAGAGCTGCGTCCCCTCGTGGGCCGCGAGACGGATGATCGCGCCCGAGCGCCGCGCCTCACCGAGCGCCTCGGCGAGCGGCTTGCCGTTCTCGGCGGAGATCGTCGCCGCGAGCTCCGCCGAACGCGCCTCGGCGAGCTCCGCGGCGCGGAGCAGGATCGCGGCGCGCTCGTGGGCCGGGGTGCGCCGCCAGCGCGCGGCGCCCCGCACGGCGGCTGCGACCGCGGCGTCGGCGTCGACGGCGGTCGCGACGGCCACCTCGCCGACCACGGATCCGTCGAAGGGGGATCGGATCTCGGCGCGCCCGCCGTCCGAGGCCTCGCGCCAGGCGCCGTCGATGAGCAGGCCGTGGCGGCCGAAGCCCCGCCGCTGCGCGCCGCCGTCCGGCGCCGCGCGCTCGCGCCGCGCCTCCCGGTCGATCCGTTCGTCTCGATCGCGCTCCTCGTGCATGCGCCGCCCCTTTCGCCGTTGATTTGGACCGGTCCAAATTGTATGCACATGTGCGTCGCGAGGTCAAGGGCGCCGCCGGGGGCAGTCTGCCCGGCGCGCTTGCCCGCTCGCGCGTGGCACGATGGTCTCGTGACCCCCCGAGACGATGCGCCGACCCGGGCGTCCGGCGCGGGCCGGGACGCGGGCTCGCGCCCGGACGCCAGCTCGGGCCCGGACGCCGGCTCGGGCCGTCCGACCATGCGAGACGTCGCCGAACGGGTCGGGCTCTCCCGCCAGCTCGTCTCGATCGTGCTGCGGGGCGCGCCGGGCGCGAGCGAGGCGTCGCGGGAGCGGATCCTCGCGGCGGCGCGCGAACTCGGCTACCACCCCGACGACTCCGCCCGGATGCTCCGCCGGCGGCGCAGCGGGCAGATCGGCGTGCTGTTCACCATGCGACAGCCCTTCGAGCTCGACGTCGTCGACGCGCTCTATCGCAGCGCCGCCGCGCGCGGCTACACGCTCGCCCTCGGCGCGATCGGCACGAGCCGCCCGCAGGAGGCCGCGCTCGCCGAGCTCATGCGGCAGCGGATCGAGGCGCTCATCGCGCTCGACGCCGAAGGCGCGGGCGGGATCGGTGCCGAGCGCCTCTCCGGCCTGCCCGGTGGGATTCCGGCGCTGCTCCTCGGCGGGCCGACCTCGGACGAGCCGCACGATCGCGTCGGCGTCGAGAACGCCGCGGGGATCGCCCTCGCGGTCGACCATCTCGCCCGCCTCGGCCACGAGCGCATCGCATACGTCGGGCCGGAGACGGGCCCGAACGCCGCCGAGCGCATCTCCGGCTACCGCGCCGCGATGCACGAGCGCGGACTGCGGGACCGCATCGTCCCGAGCGACTACACCGAGGCGGGCGGGTACCGCGCGGCGGCATCGCTGCTGGACGAGGGGCTCGGCGGCGCCGTCGCCGGCGCTTCCGGCCGGACGTCCGCCGCGCCGACCGCGCTGGTGTGCAACAACGACCACTGCGCGATCGGGGTGCTGCAGACTCTCGTGCGCGCCGGGGTGCGCGTCCCGGAGGACGTCTCCGTGATCGGATTCGACGACAGCACGGCCGCCGCGCTCCCCTTCGTGCGGCTGACGAGCGTGCGGCCCGATCCCGAGCGCCTGGCCGAGCTCGCGATCGCCGCGGTGCACGCGCGGCTCGAGGCCCCCGGCGCGCCGCCGTCCGTCGCGCTCGTCGCGCCGACCCTCGCCGTGCGCGAGAGCACGGCGGCGCCCAGACGCTAGGCCGCCCGCTCCGCACGCGCCGGGCTCAGCGCGATCGCGCCCGCGACGAGGGGGCCGACGCCGGGCAGCAGGAGCACGAGCGCGAGCGGCGCGGGCGCCCCCGCGTCCCGGAAGCGGCGCCAGTTGAGGGCGAGCACCGGCAGCGCGAAGACGAGCCCGAGGAGGACGGCCACGCCGGTGCCGAGCACCACGAGCGGCGCCCCCTCCGCGCCTCGCAGCACCCCGACGATCACGATCGCGCACGGGAGGAGCTGCAGCAGCGCGAGCAGCAGCACGGCCCACCAGTATTCGCGGCGCGAGGCCCGGCCGGCGAACCTCGCGTAGCCCGCGAGGAGGCGGCGAGCCGCCTCGGGCAGGTCCGCCGCGGGCGCCGGTTCGACCAGCGCCGGCACCGGGCGACCGTCGTGCGGGTCGAGCCCGATCCTGACGGCACCGGGGTCCTCGGCCGGCCCGGGCGCCGCGACGGTCTGCTCGTGCGGCGCCTCCCTCCGGGTCGCGTGACGCGGGGTCGTCGCTGCGCTGCTCATGGTCTGCCTCGTCCTTCCGTCGCGGGCGATGGATGCGATCCGCATCCCGGGAGGGGCACCGGAATCCGATCCGGGAGTGCTCCATCACGGGGAACGGGCGCAGCCCCGAATCGTGACGCGCGCTTCGCGAATTCGCCCGCCCGGGCGAGCCGCCCCGGGCCGCGCGATCGGCTTGACCCTGCCCCGCAGGGGAGGGTTTAGCGTGGACGGCATGGAGACTCGGATGCGCATCGGCGAGCTGGCCGCCCGGGCCGGGGTGACGGTGAAGGCCGTCCGCTACTACGAGCGGCTCGGGCTCATCTCGGCGCCGCGGGAGCCGAACGGCTACCGCACCTTCGGGGAGGATCAGC from Leucobacter allii carries:
- a CDS encoding DUF805 domain-containing protein, translated to MSSAATTPRHATRREAPHEQTVAAPGPAEDPGAVRIGLDPHDGRPVPALVEPAPAADLPEAARRLLAGYARFAGRASRREYWWAVLLLALLQLLPCAIVIVGVLRGAEGAPLVVLGTGVAVLLGLVFALPVLALNWRRFRDAGAPAPLALVLLLPGVGPLVAGAIALSPARAERAA
- the iolD gene encoding 3D-(3,5/4)-trihydroxycyclohexane-1,2-dione acylhydrolase (decyclizing) encodes the protein MTQHPAPQSTAVPGPSGRTVRLTVAQAIVRYIAAQYSLADGVRERFVPAALGIFGHGNVAGLGQALAEHADALPFVQGRNEQALGHLATGFARAAKRRRTLAVTASIGPGATNLVTAAALATVNRIPLLLLPGDTYATRRQGPVLQQLDLPGTPDVTVNDAFRPVSRFFDRITRPEQLLTALPQAFRVLANPEETGAVVLALPQDVQAHAFDFPVELFAERDWTIRRRVPDAAEIARLAERIRGAERPLVIAGGGVVYADAQGVLTELGRGTGLPIAETFAGKGAVTEDGPWSVFGIGLEGAPTTNRLAERADLVVHVGTRLTDFATASQSLFADPGVRFASINIVEHDAVKQGAEAVLADARLALAALAAELGDYRIPAAWAADVAGARDAWLPVRDAATDPDAPFPLADHPELPVTGATLTQGQLIGLLQEHARPGDTIVAAAGGPPGDLQKVWDATGGRAAHLEFGFSCMGYELPAAMGVRLADPDPAHRVTALIGDGTFVMMPTEIVTAAQEGIPCTIVVSENHGYQVIRRLQMWRTGEHFANEFRYREAGGSLAGSDAAGLSGDYLRIDLAQIAAGLGAEVRTPATAAEVRAALAETRDAAGPVVIVVPTIPHADLPASEVWWDVSPAEAWERVDTSAKLAEYGAGRAQQRWHG
- a CDS encoding aldehyde dehydrogenase family protein gives rise to the protein MHEERDRDERIDREARRERAAPDGGAQRRGFGRHGLLIDGAWREASDGGRAEIRSPFDGSVVGEVAVATAVDADAAVAAAVRGAARWRRTPAHERAAILLRAAELAEARSAELAATISAENGKPLAEALGEARRSGAIIRLAAHEGTQLYGDSLPVDANPGTGQDKVGFTLRQPVGVVVAITPFNYPALLVLHKVGPALASGNAVVLKPASATPLTAIALARVFEEAGLPAGVLSVLTGSGGVLGDALVQDPRVRKISFTGSTGVGERISALAGIKKLSLELGASSPTLVLPGADIERAASAVAAGGYANAGQVCISVQRVVVHRAVEADFLAALQPKVEAIRMGDPFAEGTALGPLIARREAERVERSISRAVADGARLLTGGERDGAFVSPAIVTGVDTRHPLAQEELFGPAVAVTAVDSFDAAIDAANGTPYGLAAGVFGGTLAEGVRAMREIDAGSVHLGWTPLWRADLMPYGGFKASGYGKEGIRSTVEEMTEVKTVILHG
- a CDS encoding LacI family DNA-binding transcriptional regulator; this encodes MTPRDDAPTRASGAGRDAGSRPDASSGPDAGSGRPTMRDVAERVGLSRQLVSIVLRGAPGASEASRERILAAARELGYHPDDSARMLRRRRSGQIGVLFTMRQPFELDVVDALYRSAAARGYTLALGAIGTSRPQEAALAELMRQRIEALIALDAEGAGGIGAERLSGLPGGIPALLLGGPTSDEPHDRVGVENAAGIALAVDHLARLGHERIAYVGPETGPNAAERISGYRAAMHERGLRDRIVPSDYTEAGGYRAAASLLDEGLGGAVAGASGRTSAAPTALVCNNDHCAIGVLQTLVRAGVRVPEDVSVIGFDDSTAAALPFVRLTSVRPDPERLAELAIAAVHARLEAPGAPPSVALVAPTLAVRESTAAPRR